Proteins encoded within one genomic window of Arachis ipaensis cultivar K30076 chromosome B08, Araip1.1, whole genome shotgun sequence:
- the LOC110265224 gene encoding uncharacterized protein LOC110265224, protein MADSGNRGDDGGGECRMNSSDSGNKGAAMGFQREKTKESEIETLESTATATAIATATAIHLCHCCRYCLLRRHVTAGVMNEGQGNHGASPLLLRRLPRRVLLLVLLLLRWLEALRAQFRCRRGGTGGADLEGERRESLKASIEAAIVRSKLSNLMELILMSFRVIEVGRVCLL, encoded by the exons ATGGCTGATAGTGGAAATAGGGGCGATGACGGTGGTGGAGAATGCAGAATGAACAGTTCTGATAGTGGAAATAAGGGAGCGGCGATG ggCTTCCAGAGAGAGAAAACGAAGGAGAGTGAGATCGAAACCCTAGAAtccaccgccaccgccaccgccatCGCCACCGCCACTGCCATTCATCTCTGCCATTGTTGCCGTTATTGTCTCCTTCGTCGACACGTCACCGCTGGAGTTATGAATGAAGGACAAGGTAATCATGGAGCCTCTCCTCTGCTTCTGCGTCGTCTTCCACGGCGGGTTCTTCTGCTGGTTCTGCTTTTGCTCCGGTGGCTTGAAGCACTCAGAGCGCAGTTTCGGTGCCGACGCGGTGGCACTGGCGGAGCAGATTTGGAAGGCGAGAGACGGGAGTCTCTGAAAGCTTCGATTGAAGCTGCGATAGTGCGATCGAAGCTATCAAATCTTATGGAACTAATTCTCATGTCGTTCCGAGTCATTGAG GTTGGAAGAGTTTGCTTGCTGTAA